Proteins encoded together in one Salvelinus fontinalis isolate EN_2023a chromosome 6, ASM2944872v1, whole genome shotgun sequence window:
- the LOC129857236 gene encoding DNA-binding death effector domain-containing protein 2-like — protein MATMRRPRYSLRDSLYWDETECLTYYGMLSLHEMFEVVGSQLTETDVEVLSFLLDETYPAGGHPLDPAGWTSEPGEEDPEASKGVSPSPVLLEAWRRLQPKGPALACPTAARHKPKSGLELLLELERRGYLSEGNLEPLLQLLRVLTRHDLLPLVSRKKRRTVSPERFRVDYGTEDRRQVCTSGLTDPCAQTESHDEHTTQQWRGGVDSARPTPAPLRKKRGKGRRWTSKPTAHRRRTGIPETPPPPIPEKVTCDIRLRVRAEYWEHESALRGGVSSDKQQPLERQFELFSRATSVLRARDLGSIICDIKFSELDNLEAFWGDYLSGALLEALKGVFITDSLRRAAGREGVRLLISVDQDDYEEGRRLLLDAQEQQAGCWGRDRS, from the exons ATGGCAACCATGCGTCGTCCAAGGTACTCTCTCCGAGACTCTCTGTACTGGGATGAGACTGAGTGCCTGACGTACTATGGGATGCTCTCTCTACACGAGATGTTTGAAGTTGTCGGTTCTCAACTGACAGAGACAGACGTTGAGGTGCTGTCGTTCCTCTTGGATGAGACCTATCCGGCTGGAGGGCACCCCTTGGACCCAGCTGGCTGGACCAGTGAGCCCGGTGAGGAAGACCCTGAGGCCAGTAAAGGAGTCTCCCCCAGCCCAGTGCTCCTGGAGGCCTGGCGGCGGTTACAGCCCAAGGGTCCTGCCTTGGCCTGCCCTACTGCTGCCCGCCACAAGCCCAAGAGTGGTCTAGAACTGCTGTTGGAGCTGGAGAGACGTGGGTACCTCAGTGAGGGTAACCTGGAGCCCCTGTTGCAGCTGCTGCGAGTCCTGACACGACACGACCTCCTGCCTTTGGTGTCCCGCAAGAAAAGGAGGACAG TATCACCAGAACGTTTCAGAGTGGACTACGGGACAGAGGACAGAAGACAGGTTTGCACATCTGGACTGACTGACCCCTGTGCACAGACAGAATCACATGACGAACACACCACACAGCAATGGAGGGGGG GTGTTGACTCTGCCAGGCCAACGCCCGCCCCCCTACGGAAGAAGAGGGGTAAAGGCCGCCGCTGGACCAGCAAGCCCACCGCCCACAGGAGAAGAACGGGCATCCCCGAAACACCTCCCCCACCTATACCTGAGAAAGTGACCTGCG ACATTCGTCTGCGTGTGCGAGCAGAATACTGGGAGCATGAGTCGGCTCTGCGCGGCGGGGTCTCCTCGGACAAGCAGCAGCCCCTGGAGCGGCAGTTTGAGCTGTTCAGTCGTGCCACCTCCGTGCTGCGCGCCCGCGACCTGGGCTCCATCATCTGCGACATCAAGTTCTCAGAGCTGGACAACCTGGAGGCCTTCTGGGGGGACTATCTGAGTGGAGCGCTGCTAGAGGCCCTGAAGGGGGTGTTCATCACAGACTCTCTGCGGAGGGCGGCGGGGAGAGAGGGGGTCCGGCTGCTGATCAGTGTGGACCAGGATGACTACGAGGAGGGTCGCAGACTGCTGCTGGATGCACAGGAACAACAGGCCGGCTGCTGGGGACGAGACAG GTCATGA